Proteins encoded in a region of the Dreissena polymorpha isolate Duluth1 chromosome 6, UMN_Dpol_1.0, whole genome shotgun sequence genome:
- the LOC127834172 gene encoding uncharacterized protein LOC127834172 isoform X1, translated as MFVYAMRSSFIVAIAAASCVRNHCHFGGTCISLQNDSSEFVCKCTTGWDGRLCTTPFRYIGCFQDTPARIMNVRLPDSNSNSPLECAARCHGYAYSGTQVGTACYCGDCLNSTSMPDVECNMACPGDSSKNCGGKWRMSVYSKRAR; from the exons ATGTTTGTTTACGCTATGCGTTCTTCCTTCATCGTCGCAATTGCGGCTGCCAGTTGTGTGCGCAATCATTGCCATTTCGGAGGCACCTGCATTTCGTTACAGAACGACAGTTCGGAATTCGTATGCAAATGTACAACCGGATGGGACGGACGCCTTTGCACGACCC CTTTCCGGTACATCGGATGTTTTCAGGATACTCCGGCCCGTATCATGAATGTCAGGCTACCCGATTCGAATTCAAACTCACCGCTGGAGTGTGCCGCTCGTTGCCATGGCTACGCTTATAGCGGCACCCAG GTCGGCACAGCGTGCTATTGTGGAGACTGTCTGAACTCCACGAGCATGCCGGATGTCGAATGTAACATGGCGTGTCCTGGGGACAGCAGCAAGAATTGCGGTGGAAAATGGAGGATGAGCGTCTACAGCAAAAGGG